A single genomic interval of Hafnia alvei harbors:
- the yqeC gene encoding selenium cofactor biosynthesis protein YqeC produces the protein MNSDKDVLFNDVLFSVKNNKSYLISLIGAGGKTSTLFWLAQRFSQQGLSVLITTTTHMFLPEASQAHTIIEKEYWHTLVGLKETSPCASKIVALFTEYNAATHKVSGITTEQADMLQAAQLFDVILVEADGAHQRLLKAPAGHEPCIPQSSRCVIALTGGLVINNPADPEQIHRWPIFADLCDIKAGDRLNISVFERFIAHPDGMFKGSPPRALRVWFINRLYQIDNALLGLLTALLDARPELDTIWIGAVQESPPITHQLCQSHTTQRN, from the coding sequence ATGAATTCTGATAAAGACGTACTATTTAATGATGTGCTTTTCAGCGTAAAAAATAATAAGTCATATTTGATCAGCCTCATTGGCGCCGGCGGTAAAACCAGTACGCTATTTTGGCTTGCCCAGCGATTTTCTCAGCAAGGCCTCAGCGTATTAATCACCACCACCACGCATATGTTTCTTCCAGAAGCCTCACAGGCCCACACTATCATTGAAAAAGAATATTGGCACACTCTCGTTGGGTTGAAAGAAACATCGCCTTGCGCCTCCAAGATCGTAGCACTATTCACTGAATATAACGCGGCCACCCACAAAGTTTCAGGTATTACCACTGAGCAAGCTGACATGCTACAAGCCGCTCAGCTCTTTGATGTCATCTTAGTTGAAGCAGACGGCGCCCATCAGCGATTACTCAAAGCACCAGCAGGGCATGAACCTTGCATCCCCCAAAGCAGTAGATGTGTCATTGCACTGACTGGAGGCCTTGTCATTAATAATCCCGCTGACCCTGAACAGATCCATCGTTGGCCGATTTTTGCCGATCTTTGCGATATAAAAGCCGGAGATAGGTTAAATATTTCGGTATTTGAGCGATTCATTGCTCACCCCGATGGAATGTTCAAAGGCTCACCGCCGCGAGCGCTACGGGTTTGGTTTATTAATCGACTTTATCAGATTGATAATGCGCTATTGGGCCTACTGACCGCTCTGCTAGATGCACGGCCCGAGCTCGACACCATTTGGATTGGCGCAGTTCAAGAATCACCTCCAATTACACACCAGTTATGTCAGTCGCATACCACACAAAGGAATTGA
- the yqeB gene encoding selenium-dependent molybdenum cofactor biosynthesis protein YqeB, with protein MNIFAQAARLEAENKPFALAQIIESRGSTPRHSGQMLVLADGSIVGTIGGGMVERLVIDQALEALSERKARVFHGRMARNGQDAVGSDCGGAMSVYIDVHGLRPRLVLIGAGHVNRAIAQAAALLGFDLHVADTYASSLDPALFPAGTTLIHAETFSAAIEKLNIEKENFVIIATNSQDKEALDVLIEKPVSYLGLLASRRKVQTFTQALRQQGITQEHLERLHAPIGYNIGAETPEEIAVSIMAEVLQIKNHAAGGLKQDDVRLKRDKLVVIRGSGDIATGVALRLYHAGFHVIMLDIAKPTVIRRTVAFAQAIFDNEMTVESVTARKAGSVDEAFSILDRAEIPVLVDEQASYLSELKPRFLVDAILAKQNLGTHKDMAPITVALGPGFNAGHDCGAVIETNRGHYLGRVIYQGYTQPNTGVPGNIAGHTTRRVIRAPASGIMHCCVALGDLVKEGDVMGHIGETPVFAPLSGMVRGLLSEGLEVSAGFKIGDIDPRGAEADYTTVSDKARAIGGAVLEAMMKLDRKH; from the coding sequence ATGAACATTTTTGCACAAGCAGCACGACTGGAAGCAGAAAACAAACCCTTTGCTTTAGCGCAGATTATTGAAAGTCGAGGTTCAACACCGCGCCACTCAGGCCAAATGCTGGTATTGGCCGATGGCAGCATCGTTGGCACTATCGGTGGCGGCATGGTCGAGCGTCTGGTCATTGATCAGGCACTCGAAGCCTTATCTGAACGCAAAGCACGTGTTTTTCATGGACGCATGGCGCGTAATGGTCAAGATGCCGTCGGCTCTGACTGCGGCGGGGCTATGTCGGTTTATATTGACGTTCATGGGCTCCGCCCCCGCTTAGTTTTAATTGGTGCGGGGCATGTTAACCGGGCGATTGCTCAGGCCGCAGCTCTGCTCGGTTTCGATTTGCACGTTGCTGACACCTACGCTTCCAGTCTTGATCCGGCGCTGTTTCCCGCGGGCACTACGCTGATTCATGCAGAGACCTTCAGCGCAGCTATTGAAAAGCTAAATATCGAAAAAGAAAACTTCGTCATCATTGCAACCAACAGCCAAGACAAAGAAGCCCTTGATGTCTTAATCGAAAAGCCGGTGAGCTATCTCGGCCTGCTTGCGAGCCGCAGAAAAGTGCAAACGTTCACACAAGCATTGCGTCAGCAGGGCATCACGCAAGAGCATCTTGAACGGCTGCATGCCCCGATTGGCTACAACATCGGAGCAGAAACGCCAGAAGAGATTGCCGTCAGCATCATGGCTGAAGTATTACAGATAAAAAATCATGCCGCTGGCGGGTTAAAGCAGGATGATGTGAGATTGAAACGCGACAAACTCGTCGTCATTCGAGGGTCTGGCGATATCGCCACCGGCGTCGCGTTACGGCTTTATCATGCCGGTTTCCATGTCATCATGTTAGACATTGCCAAGCCTACCGTCATCCGCCGAACCGTCGCGTTTGCTCAGGCTATTTTCGATAACGAAATGACGGTTGAAAGCGTAACGGCGAGAAAAGCAGGCAGCGTCGACGAGGCCTTTAGCATACTTGATCGCGCTGAAATCCCCGTGCTTGTTGATGAGCAAGCCAGCTATCTCAGCGAACTCAAACCACGTTTTTTAGTTGATGCTATTTTGGCGAAACAAAACTTAGGCACCCACAAAGATATGGCACCGATAACTGTCGCTCTGGGCCCCGGATTTAATGCTGGGCATGACTGTGGCGCCGTCATTGAAACCAACCGTGGACACTATCTTGGCCGCGTCATCTATCAAGGTTATACCCAACCAAATACCGGAGTCCCCGGCAATATTGCCGGTCACACCACGCGCCGTGTTATTCGTGCTCCCGCTTCAGGCATCATGCATTGCTGCGTTGCGCTGGGTGATTTAGTTAAAGAAGGCGATGTGATGGGGCATATCGGAGAAACACCGGTGTTTGCTCCGCTGTCAGGGATGGTGCGAGGTTTATTAAGCGAAGGGTTAGAAGTGAGCGCCGGATTTAAAATTGGCGATATCGATCCGCGCGGCGCTGAGGCTGACTACACTACCGTTTCGGATAAGGCGCGTGCTATTGGTGGTGCGGTTCTGGAAGCCATGATGAAACTGGATCGCAAACACTAA
- the arcC gene encoding carbamate kinase has protein sequence MKKKIVLALGGNALGEGLAEQMQAVKSTAKAIVDLIAHGHQVVVTHGNGPQVGMINQAFEAAAKTEAHTPMLPMSVCVALSQGYIGYDLQNALREELLDRGLHTPVATIITQVIVDAKDPAFANPTKPIGSFFSQEEAKVLTQNGYIMKEDSGRGYRRVVASPKPVDIVEKETVAAMLNAGQVVITVGGGGIPVLREGNHLRGAGAVIDKDWASAKLAEMIDADMLIILTAVEKVAINFGKPNEQWLDQLSIADAQRFIEEGHFAKGSMLPKVEAAVSFAESRPGRQALITVLSKAQQGIEGKTGTVISH, from the coding sequence ATGAAAAAGAAAATTGTGCTTGCGCTGGGCGGCAATGCGTTAGGTGAAGGACTCGCCGAGCAAATGCAGGCGGTAAAATCGACGGCGAAAGCGATTGTGGATTTGATTGCTCATGGTCATCAAGTGGTGGTGACGCACGGCAATGGCCCACAGGTGGGAATGATCAATCAGGCGTTTGAAGCAGCGGCGAAAACGGAGGCACATACGCCAATGTTACCCATGTCTGTTTGTGTCGCGCTCAGTCAGGGCTACATTGGTTACGATCTGCAAAACGCGCTGCGTGAAGAACTGCTAGATCGTGGGTTACATACACCGGTTGCCACGATTATTACGCAGGTCATCGTTGATGCCAAAGATCCGGCTTTCGCTAACCCAACTAAGCCAATAGGCTCTTTCTTCTCGCAAGAAGAGGCGAAAGTGCTGACGCAAAATGGCTACATCATGAAAGAGGATTCAGGCCGTGGCTATCGTCGCGTTGTGGCTTCGCCAAAACCGGTTGATATCGTGGAGAAAGAAACAGTGGCCGCGATGCTGAATGCGGGACAGGTCGTGATCACGGTCGGCGGTGGCGGCATTCCTGTTCTGCGTGAAGGCAACCACTTACGTGGAGCGGGAGCGGTTATCGATAAAGACTGGGCGAGTGCCAAACTGGCTGAAATGATCGACGCAGATATGCTGATTATCTTAACCGCGGTAGAAAAAGTGGCGATTAACTTTGGTAAGCCTAATGAGCAATGGCTCGATCAATTGAGTATCGCAGATGCTCAGCGCTTCATTGAAGAGGGACATTTCGCCAAAGGTTCGATGTTGCCTAAGGTTGAAGCGGCGGTTTCATTTGCGGAGTCTCGGCCTGGTCGCCAAGCTCTGATTACCGTGTTGAGTAAAGCCCAACAGGGCATTGAGGGAAAAACCGGAACGGTGATTTCTCATTAA